The Pongo abelii isolate AG06213 chromosome 20, NHGRI_mPonAbe1-v2.0_pri, whole genome shotgun sequence genome window below encodes:
- the BCAT2 gene encoding branched-chain-amino-acid aminotransferase, mitochondrial precursor (The RefSeq protein has 2 substitutions compared to this genomic sequence): protein MAAAALGQIWARKFLSVPWLLCGPRRYASSSFKAADLQLEMTQKPHKKPGPGEPLVFGKTFTDHMLMVEWSDKGWGQPRIQPFQNLTLHPASSSLHYSLQLFEGMKAFKGKDQQVRLFRPWLNMDRMLRSAMRLCLPSFDKLELLECIRRLIEVDKDWVPDAAGTSLYVRPVLIGNEPSLGVSQPTRALLFVILCPVGTYFPGGSVTPVSLLADPAFIRAWVGGVGNYKLGGNYGPTVLVQQEALKQGCEQVLWLYGPDHQLTEVGTMNIFVYWTHEDGVLELVTPPLNGVILPGVVRQSLLDLAQTWGEFRVVERTITTKQLLQALEEGRVREVFGSGTACQVCPVHRILYKDRNLHIPTMENGPELILRFQKELKEIQYGIRAHEWMFPV from the exons ATGGCCGCAGCTGCTCTGGGGCAG ATCTGGGCACGAAAGTTTCTCTCTGTCCCTTGGCTTCTGTGTGGTCCCAGAAGATATGCCTCCTCCAGTTTCAAG GCTGCAGACCTGCAGCTGGAAATGACACAGAAGCCTCATAAGAAGCCCGGCCCCGGCGAGCCCCTGGTGTTTGGGAAGACATTTACCGACCATATGCtgatggtggaatggagtgacaaGGGCTGGGGCCAGCCCCGAATCCAGCCCTTCCAGAACCTCAcgctgcacccagcctcctccagcctccactACTCCCTGCAG CTGTTTGAGGGCATGAAGGCGTTCAAAGGCAAAGACCAGCAGGTGCGCCTCTTCCGCCCCTGGCTCAACATGGACCGGATGCTGCGCTCAGCCATGCGCCTGTGCCTGCCG AGTTTCGACAAGCTGGAGTTGCTGGAGTGCATCCGCCGGCTCATCGAAGTGGACAAGGACTGGGTCCCCGATGGCGCCGGCACCAGCCTCTATGTGCGGCCTGTGCTCATTGGGAACGAG CCCTCGCTGGGTGTCAGCCAGCCCACGCGCGCGCTCCTGTTCGTCATTCTCTGCCCAGTGGGCACCTACTTCCCTGGAGGTTCCGTGACCCCGGTCTCCCTCCTGGCCGACCCAGCCTTCATCCGGGCCTGGGTGGGCGGGGTCGGCAACTACAAACTAGGGGG GAATTATGGGCCCACCGTGTTAGTGCAACAGGAGGCACTCAAGCAGGGCTGTGAACAGGTCCTCTGGCTGTATGGGCCCGACCACCAGCTCACCGAGGTGGGAACCATGAACATCTTTGTCTACTGGACCCACGAAGATGGGG TGCTGGAGCTGGTGACACCCCCACTAAATGGTGTCATCCTGCCTGGAGTGGTCAGACAGAGTCTACTGGACCTGGCTCAGACCTGG GGTGAGTTCCGGGTGGTGGAGCGCACGATCACCATGAAGCAGTTGCTGCAGGCCCTGGAGGAGGGCCGCGTGCGGGAAGTCTTTGGCTCGGGCACCGCTTGCCAGGTCTGCCCAGTGCACCGAATCCTGTACAAAGACAGG AACCTCCACATTCCCACCATGGAAAATGGGCCTGAGCTGATCCTCCGCTTCCAGAAGGAGCTGAAGGAGATCCAG TACGGAATCAGAGCCCACGAGTGGATGTTCCCAGTGTGA
- the BCAT2 gene encoding branched-chain-amino-acid aminotransferase, mitochondrial isoform X1: MAAAALGQIWARKFLSVPWLLCGPRRYASSSFKAADLQLEMTQKPHKKPGPGEPLVFGKTFTDHMLMVEWSDKGWGQPRIQPFQNLTLHPASSSLHYSLQLFEGMKAFKGKDQQVRLFRPWLNMDRMLRSAMRLCLPSFDKLELLECIRRLIEVDKDWVPDGAGTSLYVRPVLIGNEPSLGVSQPTRALLFVILCPVGTYFPGGSVTPVSLLADPAFIRAWVGGVGNYKLGGNYGPTVLVQQEALKQGCEQVLWLYGPDHQLTEVGTMNIFVYWTHEDGVLELVTPPLNGVILPGVVRQSLLDLAQTWGEFRVVERTITMKQLLQALEEGRVREVFGSGTACQNLHIPTMENGPELILRFQKELKEIQYGIRAHEWMFPV, translated from the exons ATGGCCGCAGCTGCTCTGGGGCAG ATCTGGGCACGAAAGTTTCTCTCTGTCCCTTGGCTTCTGTGTGGTCCCAGAAGATATGCCTCCTCCAGTTTCAAG GCTGCAGACCTGCAGCTGGAAATGACACAGAAGCCTCATAAGAAGCCCGGCCCCGGCGAGCCCCTGGTGTTTGGGAAGACATTTACCGACCATATGCtgatggtggaatggagtgacaaGGGCTGGGGCCAGCCCCGAATCCAGCCCTTCCAGAACCTCAcgctgcacccagcctcctccagcctccactACTCCCTGCAG CTGTTTGAGGGCATGAAGGCGTTCAAAGGCAAAGACCAGCAGGTGCGCCTCTTCCGCCCCTGGCTCAACATGGACCGGATGCTGCGCTCAGCCATGCGCCTGTGCCTGCCG AGTTTCGACAAGCTGGAGTTGCTGGAGTGCATCCGCCGGCTCATCGAAGTGGACAAGGACTGGGTCCCCGATGGCGCCGGCACCAGCCTCTATGTGCGGCCTGTGCTCATTGGGAACGAG CCCTCGCTGGGTGTCAGCCAGCCCACGCGCGCGCTCCTGTTCGTCATTCTCTGCCCAGTGGGCACCTACTTCCCTGGAGGTTCCGTGACCCCGGTCTCCCTCCTGGCCGACCCAGCCTTCATCCGGGCCTGGGTGGGCGGGGTCGGCAACTACAAACTAGGGGG GAATTATGGGCCCACCGTGTTAGTGCAACAGGAGGCACTCAAGCAGGGCTGTGAACAGGTCCTCTGGCTGTATGGGCCCGACCACCAGCTCACCGAGGTGGGAACCATGAACATCTTTGTCTACTGGACCCACGAAGATGGGG TGCTGGAGCTGGTGACACCCCCACTAAATGGTGTCATCCTGCCTGGAGTGGTCAGACAGAGTCTACTGGACCTGGCTCAGACCTGG GGTGAGTTCCGGGTGGTGGAGCGCACGATCACCATGAAGCAGTTGCTGCAGGCCCTGGAGGAGGGCCGCGTGCGGGAAGTCTTTGGCTCGGGCACCGCTTGCCAG AACCTCCACATTCCCACCATGGAAAATGGGCCTGAGCTGATCCTCCGCTTCCAGAAGGAGCTGAAGGAGATCCAG TACGGAATCAGAGCCCACGAGTGGATGTTCCCAGTGTGA
- the BCAT2 gene encoding branched-chain-amino-acid aminotransferase, mitochondrial isoform X4, producing the protein MTQKPHKKPGPGEPLVFGKTFTDHMLMVEWSDKGWGQPRIQPFQNLTLHPASSSLHYSLQLFEGMKAFKGKDQQVRLFRPWLNMDRMLRSAMRLCLPSFDKLELLECIRRLIEVDKDWVPDGAGTSLYVRPVLIGNEPSLGVSQPTRALLFVILCPVGTYFPGGSVTPVSLLADPAFIRAWVGGVGNYKLGGNYGPTVLVQQEALKQGCEQVLWLYGPDHQLTEVGTMNIFVYWTHEDGVLELVTPPLNGVILPGVVRQSLLDLAQTWGEFRVVERTITMKQLLQALEEGRVREVFGSGTACQVCPVHRILYKDRNLHIPTMENGPELILRFQKELKEIQYGIRAHEWMFPV; encoded by the exons ATGACACAGAAGCCTCATAAGAAGCCCGGCCCCGGCGAGCCCCTGGTGTTTGGGAAGACATTTACCGACCATATGCtgatggtggaatggagtgacaaGGGCTGGGGCCAGCCCCGAATCCAGCCCTTCCAGAACCTCAcgctgcacccagcctcctccagcctccactACTCCCTGCAG CTGTTTGAGGGCATGAAGGCGTTCAAAGGCAAAGACCAGCAGGTGCGCCTCTTCCGCCCCTGGCTCAACATGGACCGGATGCTGCGCTCAGCCATGCGCCTGTGCCTGCCG AGTTTCGACAAGCTGGAGTTGCTGGAGTGCATCCGCCGGCTCATCGAAGTGGACAAGGACTGGGTCCCCGATGGCGCCGGCACCAGCCTCTATGTGCGGCCTGTGCTCATTGGGAACGAG CCCTCGCTGGGTGTCAGCCAGCCCACGCGCGCGCTCCTGTTCGTCATTCTCTGCCCAGTGGGCACCTACTTCCCTGGAGGTTCCGTGACCCCGGTCTCCCTCCTGGCCGACCCAGCCTTCATCCGGGCCTGGGTGGGCGGGGTCGGCAACTACAAACTAGGGGG GAATTATGGGCCCACCGTGTTAGTGCAACAGGAGGCACTCAAGCAGGGCTGTGAACAGGTCCTCTGGCTGTATGGGCCCGACCACCAGCTCACCGAGGTGGGAACCATGAACATCTTTGTCTACTGGACCCACGAAGATGGGG TGCTGGAGCTGGTGACACCCCCACTAAATGGTGTCATCCTGCCTGGAGTGGTCAGACAGAGTCTACTGGACCTGGCTCAGACCTGG GGTGAGTTCCGGGTGGTGGAGCGCACGATCACCATGAAGCAGTTGCTGCAGGCCCTGGAGGAGGGCCGCGTGCGGGAAGTCTTTGGCTCGGGCACCGCTTGCCAGGTCTGCCCAGTGCACCGAATCCTGTACAAAGACAGG AACCTCCACATTCCCACCATGGAAAATGGGCCTGAGCTGATCCTCCGCTTCCAGAAGGAGCTGAAGGAGATCCAG TACGGAATCAGAGCCCACGAGTGGATGTTCCCAGTGTGA
- the BCAT2 gene encoding branched-chain-amino-acid aminotransferase, mitochondrial isoform X3, with amino-acid sequence MAAAALGQLFEGMKAFKGKDQQVRLFRPWLNMDRMLRSAMRLCLPSFDKLELLECIRRLIEVDKDWVPDGAGTSLYVRPVLIGNEPSLGVSQPTRALLFVILCPVGTYFPGGSVTPVSLLADPAFIRAWVGGVGNYKLGGNYGPTVLVQQEALKQGCEQVLWLYGPDHQLTEVGTMNIFVYWTHEDGVLELVTPPLNGVILPGVVRQSLLDLAQTWGEFRVVERTITMKQLLQALEEGRVREVFGSGTACQVCPVHRILYKDRNLHIPTMENGPELILRFQKELKEIQYGIRAHEWMFPV; translated from the exons ATGGCCGCAGCTGCTCTGGGGCAG CTGTTTGAGGGCATGAAGGCGTTCAAAGGCAAAGACCAGCAGGTGCGCCTCTTCCGCCCCTGGCTCAACATGGACCGGATGCTGCGCTCAGCCATGCGCCTGTGCCTGCCG AGTTTCGACAAGCTGGAGTTGCTGGAGTGCATCCGCCGGCTCATCGAAGTGGACAAGGACTGGGTCCCCGATGGCGCCGGCACCAGCCTCTATGTGCGGCCTGTGCTCATTGGGAACGAG CCCTCGCTGGGTGTCAGCCAGCCCACGCGCGCGCTCCTGTTCGTCATTCTCTGCCCAGTGGGCACCTACTTCCCTGGAGGTTCCGTGACCCCGGTCTCCCTCCTGGCCGACCCAGCCTTCATCCGGGCCTGGGTGGGCGGGGTCGGCAACTACAAACTAGGGGG GAATTATGGGCCCACCGTGTTAGTGCAACAGGAGGCACTCAAGCAGGGCTGTGAACAGGTCCTCTGGCTGTATGGGCCCGACCACCAGCTCACCGAGGTGGGAACCATGAACATCTTTGTCTACTGGACCCACGAAGATGGGG TGCTGGAGCTGGTGACACCCCCACTAAATGGTGTCATCCTGCCTGGAGTGGTCAGACAGAGTCTACTGGACCTGGCTCAGACCTGG GGTGAGTTCCGGGTGGTGGAGCGCACGATCACCATGAAGCAGTTGCTGCAGGCCCTGGAGGAGGGCCGCGTGCGGGAAGTCTTTGGCTCGGGCACCGCTTGCCAGGTCTGCCCAGTGCACCGAATCCTGTACAAAGACAGG AACCTCCACATTCCCACCATGGAAAATGGGCCTGAGCTGATCCTCCGCTTCCAGAAGGAGCTGAAGGAGATCCAG TACGGAATCAGAGCCCACGAGTGGATGTTCCCAGTGTGA
- the BCAT2 gene encoding branched-chain-amino-acid aminotransferase, mitochondrial isoform X2, producing MAAAALGQAADLQLEMTQKPHKKPGPGEPLVFGKTFTDHMLMVEWSDKGWGQPRIQPFQNLTLHPASSSLHYSLQLFEGMKAFKGKDQQVRLFRPWLNMDRMLRSAMRLCLPSFDKLELLECIRRLIEVDKDWVPDGAGTSLYVRPVLIGNEPSLGVSQPTRALLFVILCPVGTYFPGGSVTPVSLLADPAFIRAWVGGVGNYKLGGNYGPTVLVQQEALKQGCEQVLWLYGPDHQLTEVGTMNIFVYWTHEDGVLELVTPPLNGVILPGVVRQSLLDLAQTWGEFRVVERTITMKQLLQALEEGRVREVFGSGTACQVCPVHRILYKDRNLHIPTMENGPELILRFQKELKEIQYGIRAHEWMFPV from the exons ATGGCCGCAGCTGCTCTGGGGCAG GCTGCAGACCTGCAGCTGGAAATGACACAGAAGCCTCATAAGAAGCCCGGCCCCGGCGAGCCCCTGGTGTTTGGGAAGACATTTACCGACCATATGCtgatggtggaatggagtgacaaGGGCTGGGGCCAGCCCCGAATCCAGCCCTTCCAGAACCTCAcgctgcacccagcctcctccagcctccactACTCCCTGCAG CTGTTTGAGGGCATGAAGGCGTTCAAAGGCAAAGACCAGCAGGTGCGCCTCTTCCGCCCCTGGCTCAACATGGACCGGATGCTGCGCTCAGCCATGCGCCTGTGCCTGCCG AGTTTCGACAAGCTGGAGTTGCTGGAGTGCATCCGCCGGCTCATCGAAGTGGACAAGGACTGGGTCCCCGATGGCGCCGGCACCAGCCTCTATGTGCGGCCTGTGCTCATTGGGAACGAG CCCTCGCTGGGTGTCAGCCAGCCCACGCGCGCGCTCCTGTTCGTCATTCTCTGCCCAGTGGGCACCTACTTCCCTGGAGGTTCCGTGACCCCGGTCTCCCTCCTGGCCGACCCAGCCTTCATCCGGGCCTGGGTGGGCGGGGTCGGCAACTACAAACTAGGGGG GAATTATGGGCCCACCGTGTTAGTGCAACAGGAGGCACTCAAGCAGGGCTGTGAACAGGTCCTCTGGCTGTATGGGCCCGACCACCAGCTCACCGAGGTGGGAACCATGAACATCTTTGTCTACTGGACCCACGAAGATGGGG TGCTGGAGCTGGTGACACCCCCACTAAATGGTGTCATCCTGCCTGGAGTGGTCAGACAGAGTCTACTGGACCTGGCTCAGACCTGG GGTGAGTTCCGGGTGGTGGAGCGCACGATCACCATGAAGCAGTTGCTGCAGGCCCTGGAGGAGGGCCGCGTGCGGGAAGTCTTTGGCTCGGGCACCGCTTGCCAGGTCTGCCCAGTGCACCGAATCCTGTACAAAGACAGG AACCTCCACATTCCCACCATGGAAAATGGGCCTGAGCTGATCCTCCGCTTCCAGAAGGAGCTGAAGGAGATCCAG TACGGAATCAGAGCCCACGAGTGGATGTTCCCAGTGTGA